In Streptomyces sp. DG2A-72, one genomic interval encodes:
- a CDS encoding response regulator transcription factor — MTSDISVLIVDDHPVVRDGLRGMFESAPGFTVLGEASGGVEAVEKAAALDPDVILMDLRMPGGAGVDAIRELTRRSARAKVLVLTTYDTDSDTLPAIEAGATGYLLKDAPRDELFTAVRAAAEGRTVLSPAVASRLVSAVRTPGAPGNEPLSTREREVLALVAKGTSNREIARVLFISEATVKTHLTHLYAKLGVKDRAAAVAVAYDRGILG; from the coding sequence ATGACCAGTGATATCTCGGTGCTGATCGTCGACGACCATCCCGTCGTACGCGACGGTCTGCGCGGCATGTTCGAGTCGGCCCCCGGCTTCACGGTCCTCGGCGAGGCCTCGGGCGGCGTCGAGGCCGTCGAGAAGGCCGCCGCCCTGGACCCGGACGTGATCCTGATGGACCTGCGGATGCCGGGCGGCGCGGGAGTCGACGCCATCCGCGAGCTGACGCGCCGGTCCGCCCGCGCGAAGGTGCTCGTCCTCACCACGTACGACACCGACTCCGACACCCTCCCGGCGATCGAGGCGGGCGCCACCGGCTACCTCCTGAAGGACGCCCCCCGCGACGAACTGTTCACCGCGGTCCGCGCGGCGGCGGAAGGCCGCACCGTCCTCTCCCCGGCCGTCGCCTCCCGCCTGGTCTCCGCGGTCCGTACTCCTGGGGCTCCCGGCAACGAACCCCTCTCCACCCGCGAGCGCGAGGTGCTGGCCCTCGTCGCCAAAGGCACCTCCAACCGCGAGATCGCCCGCGTCCTCTTCATCAGCGAGGCCACCGTCAAGACCCACCTCACCCACCTCTACGCCAAGCTGGGCGTCAAGGACCGGGCGGCTGCGGTGGCGGTGGCGTACGACCGCGGAATCCTCGGCTGA
- a CDS encoding Ig-like domain-containing protein, producing the protein MRHVHGRARRAGAALAAVLTWAGLLAGAAGCTSDDGSGGAGIDAVFGKARAPEDVIRVSPDDGSRGVKPDTRLRVRVPSGRLESVRVVKSQDAQETPVSGHISEDGLRWEPDDEKLALAAEYTVDAVALDGRGRRSARHTTFTTYVPEERFIGYVAPENRSTVGTGMIVSIEFNREIADRAAVERAVHVSAKPAVEIRPHWFGNGRLDFRPERYWKPGTQVTVALRFRDIEGAPGVYGLQYKTFSFTVGRSQVSLVDARAHTMDVRRDDELLATVPITAGAPKHTTYNGKMVVTEMLDMTRMNGATVGFKKANGKGEYDIPDVPHAMRLTDSGTFLHGNYWAPDTVFGRTNVSHGCVGLRDVKGGGSDTPAGWFFDRSLVGDVVEVIHSNDKKVAPDNGLGGWNMGWKEWKAGSAVK; encoded by the coding sequence GTGAGGCACGTACATGGGCGCGCGCGGCGCGCGGGGGCCGCGCTGGCCGCCGTACTGACATGGGCAGGACTGCTGGCCGGAGCCGCCGGATGCACGTCGGACGACGGCTCGGGCGGGGCCGGCATCGACGCGGTGTTCGGCAAGGCCCGGGCACCGGAGGACGTCATTCGCGTCTCGCCGGACGACGGCAGCAGGGGCGTGAAACCCGACACGAGACTGCGGGTACGGGTGCCCAGCGGGCGCCTGGAATCGGTGCGGGTCGTCAAGTCCCAGGACGCGCAGGAGACCCCCGTCTCCGGGCACATCTCCGAGGACGGGCTGCGCTGGGAGCCCGACGACGAGAAGCTCGCGCTGGCCGCCGAGTACACGGTCGACGCGGTGGCACTGGACGGCCGGGGACGGCGCTCGGCACGGCACACGACCTTCACCACGTACGTCCCCGAGGAGCGGTTCATCGGGTACGTCGCCCCGGAGAACCGCTCCACCGTCGGCACCGGGATGATCGTCTCCATCGAGTTCAACCGGGAGATCGCCGACCGCGCCGCCGTCGAACGCGCCGTCCACGTCAGCGCGAAGCCCGCCGTCGAGATCCGCCCGCACTGGTTCGGCAACGGCCGCCTCGACTTCCGCCCCGAGCGCTACTGGAAACCCGGCACCCAGGTCACCGTCGCCCTGCGCTTCCGCGACATCGAAGGCGCACCCGGCGTCTACGGCCTCCAGTACAAGACGTTCTCCTTCACCGTCGGCCGCAGCCAGGTCTCCCTGGTCGACGCCCGCGCGCACACCATGGACGTACGCCGGGACGACGAGCTGCTCGCCACCGTGCCGATCACCGCCGGAGCCCCCAAGCACACGACGTACAACGGCAAGATGGTGGTCACCGAGATGCTCGACATGACCCGGATGAACGGCGCCACGGTCGGCTTCAAGAAGGCCAACGGCAAGGGCGAGTACGACATCCCGGACGTCCCGCACGCCATGCGCCTCACCGACTCCGGCACCTTCCTGCACGGCAACTACTGGGCGCCGGACACCGTCTTCGGCCGGACCAACGTCAGCCACGGCTGTGTCGGCCTGCGCGATGTGAAGGGCGGCGGCTCGGACACCCCGGCCGGCTGGTTCTTCGACCGCAGCCTCGTCGGGGACGTCGTCGAGGTCATCCACAGCAATGACAAAAAGGTCGCTCCCGACAACGGCCTCGGAGGGTGGAATATGGGCTGGAAGGAGTGGAAGGCGGGCAGTGCGGTGAAGTAG
- a CDS encoding ABC transporter ATP-binding protein: MPATSVIEVSGLRKSYGGRAVVDGVSFTVGEGEIFGILGPNGAGKTTTVECVEGLRVPDAGRVRVAGLDPVADHDKVTRVLGAQLQESELQGKLTVREALELYTAFYPTPADWRPLAERLGLTDKLTTRFGRLSGGQKQRLFIALALIGNPRIVVLDELTTGLDPRARRDTWQLIEEVRDSGVTVLLVTHFMEEAQRLCDRIAVIDKGRIAALDTPDGLIRRSAGATVITFTPSAPLDEQELSALPALASVEHKDGRITLSGSDETVNAVITLLARHRITAHQLRVSDATLDDAFLDLTKTTTETTR; this comes from the coding sequence ATGCCAGCCACATCTGTCATCGAAGTCAGTGGACTACGCAAGTCCTACGGCGGCCGGGCCGTCGTCGACGGGGTCTCCTTCACCGTCGGGGAGGGCGAGATCTTCGGGATCCTCGGCCCGAACGGCGCCGGCAAGACCACCACCGTCGAGTGCGTCGAGGGCCTGCGCGTCCCCGACGCGGGCCGCGTCCGGGTCGCCGGGCTCGATCCGGTCGCCGACCACGACAAGGTCACCCGCGTCCTGGGCGCCCAGCTCCAGGAGAGCGAACTCCAGGGGAAGCTCACCGTCCGCGAGGCGCTGGAGCTGTACACCGCCTTCTACCCGACCCCGGCCGACTGGCGCCCGCTCGCCGAACGCCTCGGTCTCACCGACAAGTTGACCACCCGGTTCGGCCGCCTCAGCGGCGGCCAGAAACAGCGCCTGTTCATCGCGCTCGCCCTGATCGGCAACCCCCGCATCGTCGTCCTCGACGAGCTGACCACCGGCCTCGACCCGCGCGCCCGCCGCGACACCTGGCAGCTCATCGAGGAGGTCCGGGACAGCGGGGTCACCGTCCTGCTCGTCACCCACTTCATGGAGGAGGCGCAGCGGCTGTGTGACCGGATCGCCGTGATCGACAAGGGGCGGATCGCCGCGCTGGACACCCCGGACGGGCTGATCCGCCGCTCCGCCGGTGCCACGGTGATCACCTTCACGCCGTCCGCGCCGCTGGACGAACAGGAGCTGAGCGCCCTGCCCGCGCTCGCCTCCGTCGAGCACAAGGACGGCCGGATCACCCTGTCCGGCAGTGACGAGACGGTCAACGCCGTGATCACGCTGCTCGCCCGCCACCGCATCACCGCCCACCAACTGCGCGTCAGCGACGCCACGCTGGACGACGCGTTCCTGGACCTCACGAAGACCACGACGGAGACCACACGATGA
- a CDS encoding ABC transporter permease encodes MNTAVLRTEARLLAREPSSLFWIVIFPPLLVAILGAVPAFRETQDELGGLRIVDTYVPVAVLAGMIVAGVQSMPIGLTGYREQGILRRMSTTPVKPSALLSAQMLVHALAAVLSALLALAVGRFGYDVRLPQQPFGYLLALVLAVLVAIALGSVISAVSRTVKIAGTVGTVVFFPMLFCAGVWLPVQAMPDVMADIVGFTPFGAAAQALGEAMVGDWPGWTHLGVMAAWTVVLSVSAARWFRWE; translated from the coding sequence ATGAACACCGCCGTACTGCGCACCGAGGCCCGCCTGCTCGCCCGCGAACCCAGCAGCCTCTTCTGGATCGTGATCTTCCCGCCCCTGCTGGTGGCCATCCTGGGCGCCGTCCCGGCGTTCCGTGAGACCCAGGACGAGCTCGGCGGCCTGCGCATCGTCGACACCTACGTCCCCGTGGCCGTGCTGGCCGGCATGATCGTGGCCGGCGTGCAGTCGATGCCGATCGGCCTCACCGGCTACCGGGAGCAGGGCATCCTGCGCCGGATGTCCACCACGCCGGTCAAACCGTCGGCGCTGCTCTCAGCGCAGATGCTGGTGCACGCCCTGGCCGCCGTGCTCTCGGCGCTGCTCGCGCTCGCCGTCGGCCGCTTCGGCTACGACGTACGACTGCCCCAGCAGCCGTTCGGCTATCTGCTCGCGCTTGTGCTCGCGGTCCTCGTCGCGATCGCCCTGGGATCGGTGATCTCGGCCGTGTCCCGGACGGTGAAGATCGCGGGCACCGTCGGGACGGTGGTGTTCTTCCCGATGCTGTTCTGCGCGGGAGTGTGGCTGCCGGTGCAGGCGATGCCCGACGTCATGGCCGACATCGTCGGGTTCACGCCGTTCGGCGCCGCCGCACAGGCGCTGGGCGAGGCCATGGTGGGCGACTGGCCCGGCTGGACCCACCTGGGCGTGATGGCGGCCTGGACGGTGGTGCTGTCGGTGTCGGCGGCGCGCTGGTTCCGGTGGGAGTAG
- a CDS encoding Ig-like domain-containing protein has product MNVRPISGASVDARARRRKVAALMCGLLLAVTACGGGGSEPKSGPGKGKDSTQAESKQSQAVVTIAPKDGAKSVDTNGALKVSAAKGQLTEVQVKDAKGTEIPGKITDGGASWTPSTHLAASTTYKVHAVAEDSEGREAAEDASFTTLTPQNTFIGEFTPEDGSKVGVGMPFSIRFTRGITAPEDVEKAIKIKTEPAVDVEGHWFGNDRLDFRPEKYWKPGTKVTVDLNLDGVEGRDGVYGEQAKTVSFTIGRSQISVVDVKKHTMQVKRDGKVIKTIPVTTGKPGYDTWNGQMVITEQLTVTRMNGETVGYGGEYDIKDVPHAQRLTTSGTFIHGNYWGGGAFGNYNASHGCIGLRDVRGGYDSGVPAAWFFNNSMIGDVVVVKNSNDRIVDPDNGLNGWNMPWKKWTS; this is encoded by the coding sequence TTGAACGTGCGGCCGATATCGGGGGCGTCGGTTGACGCGCGGGCGCGACGCAGGAAAGTGGCGGCACTGATGTGCGGGCTGCTTCTCGCCGTCACCGCGTGCGGCGGGGGTGGCTCGGAGCCGAAGTCCGGACCCGGCAAGGGCAAGGACTCCACCCAGGCCGAGAGCAAGCAGTCGCAGGCCGTCGTGACGATAGCCCCGAAGGACGGCGCCAAGTCGGTCGACACCAACGGCGCCCTCAAGGTCAGCGCCGCAAAGGGCCAGCTGACCGAGGTCCAGGTCAAGGACGCCAAGGGTACCGAGATACCCGGGAAGATCACCGACGGCGGGGCGAGCTGGACGCCGTCCACCCATCTCGCCGCCTCCACCACGTACAAGGTCCATGCGGTCGCCGAGGACTCCGAGGGCCGCGAGGCCGCCGAGGACGCCAGCTTCACCACCCTGACGCCGCAGAACACGTTCATCGGTGAGTTCACCCCCGAGGACGGCTCCAAGGTCGGCGTGGGAATGCCGTTCTCGATCCGCTTCACCCGGGGCATCACGGCGCCCGAGGACGTCGAGAAGGCCATCAAGATCAAGACCGAGCCCGCCGTCGACGTCGAGGGCCACTGGTTCGGCAACGACCGCCTCGACTTCCGCCCCGAGAAATACTGGAAGCCGGGCACGAAGGTCACCGTCGATCTCAACCTCGACGGCGTGGAGGGCCGCGACGGCGTCTACGGCGAGCAGGCCAAGACCGTCTCCTTCACCATCGGCCGCAGCCAGATCTCGGTCGTCGACGTCAAGAAGCACACCATGCAGGTCAAGCGGGACGGCAAGGTCATCAAGACGATCCCCGTCACCACCGGCAAGCCCGGCTACGACACCTGGAACGGCCAGATGGTCATCACCGAGCAGCTCACGGTGACCCGTATGAACGGCGAAACGGTCGGCTACGGCGGCGAGTACGACATCAAGGACGTCCCGCACGCCCAGCGCCTCACCACCTCCGGCACCTTCATCCACGGCAACTACTGGGGCGGCGGCGCCTTCGGCAACTACAACGCCAGCCACGGCTGCATCGGCCTGCGCGACGTCCGCGGCGGCTACGACAGCGGCGTCCCGGCCGCCTGGTTCTTCAACAACTCGATGATCGGCGACGTGGTGGTGGTGAAGAACTCCAACGACAGGATCGTGGACCCGGACAACGGGCTCAACGGCTGGAACATGCCGTGGAAGAAGTGGACATCCTGA
- a CDS encoding sensor histidine kinase, giving the protein MTAADTDLERRWQLVRTKGPYALLAVGTLLSVATVELMPSTAERNAVAALVAAGFALQLWWGRASRTRPGPSTLGTVYYVVRWALSFVLTWLNPFFAFYAVTGYFDAEELMPGRYLRWIGPFACSIAVSGSQAGGMPFHDPVQWPVFAGLLVVNNVILTVVGHLTSQQEERSRARAETITELERTNAALQQALDENAALHAQLLVQAREAGVADERRRLAAEIHDTLAQGLTGIIAQLQVVANAGDLETARTHLQRASDLARHSLGEARRSVHNLAPVALENDGLPQALKSTVAEWGERTGIRAEFTVTGTAEHLHDEVSATLLRIAQEALSNASRHAHATRLGVTLSFMGDEVVLDIRDDGRGFDPLAARERTHTGGFGLDGMRARAERIAGALTVESEPGHGTALSVRVPLVRHDQ; this is encoded by the coding sequence ATGACCGCGGCGGACACGGACCTCGAGCGGCGCTGGCAGCTGGTCCGCACCAAGGGACCGTACGCGCTGCTCGCGGTCGGCACGCTGCTGTCCGTCGCCACCGTCGAACTGATGCCGAGCACGGCGGAGCGGAACGCGGTCGCGGCGCTGGTCGCCGCGGGTTTCGCACTCCAGCTGTGGTGGGGCCGGGCGAGCCGCACCCGCCCGGGCCCGTCCACCCTCGGCACCGTGTACTACGTCGTGCGCTGGGCGCTCAGCTTCGTGCTCACCTGGCTGAATCCGTTCTTCGCGTTCTACGCGGTCACCGGCTACTTCGACGCCGAAGAACTGATGCCCGGGCGCTACCTCCGGTGGATCGGCCCGTTCGCCTGCTCGATCGCCGTCTCGGGCTCGCAGGCCGGCGGGATGCCGTTCCACGACCCGGTGCAGTGGCCCGTGTTCGCCGGACTGCTGGTCGTCAACAACGTGATCCTGACAGTGGTCGGCCATCTCACGTCCCAGCAGGAGGAACGCTCCCGCGCCCGCGCCGAGACCATCACCGAACTCGAACGCACCAACGCCGCGTTGCAGCAGGCCCTCGACGAGAACGCCGCCCTCCACGCCCAACTCCTCGTCCAGGCACGGGAAGCCGGCGTCGCCGACGAACGCAGGCGGCTCGCCGCCGAGATCCACGACACCCTCGCCCAGGGCCTGACCGGCATCATCGCCCAGCTCCAGGTCGTCGCGAACGCCGGCGACCTGGAGACCGCCCGCACCCATCTCCAGCGCGCCTCGGACCTGGCCCGGCACAGCCTCGGCGAGGCCCGCCGCTCCGTGCACAACCTGGCCCCCGTGGCCCTGGAGAACGACGGCCTGCCACAGGCCCTGAAGAGCACGGTCGCCGAATGGGGCGAACGGACCGGAATCCGGGCCGAGTTCACCGTCACCGGCACCGCGGAACACCTCCACGACGAGGTCTCGGCGACCCTGCTGAGGATCGCCCAGGAGGCCCTGTCCAACGCCTCCCGCCACGCGCACGCCACACGTCTCGGCGTGACCCTGAGCTTCATGGGCGACGAGGTGGTCCTCGACATCCGCGACGACGGCCGCGGCTTCGACCCCCTCGCCGCCCGCGAACGCACCCACACCGGCGGCTTCGGCCTCGACGGCATGCGCGCCCGCGCCGAACGCATCGCCGGCGCGCTCACCGTCGAGTCCGAGCCAGGGCACGGCACGGCGCTGTCTGTTCGCGTACCGTTGGTCCGCCATGACCAGTGA
- the glgX gene encoding glycogen debranching protein GlgX, producing the protein MSSAAEQEAVAEGRAAEQEAVTERAVVNGARRAVPPGAPVWPGAPMPLGSRFRTGPDGVAGTNFALWAGGAEAVELCLFGPEGKETRVRLTELTHEIWHGFVPGVMPGQRYGYRVHGRWDPWTGGRWNPAKLLLDPYARAVDGDFSLPPEVYGHVRDWPQQQVADTVRDDRDSAPYVPKGVVVQDDDDWADDRRPKTPWADSVIYELHVRGFTQLHPGIPEELRGTYAGLAHPAAVEHLVKLGVTAVELLPVHQFAHEDHLLRRGLKNYWGYNSIGYFAPHAAYAATGTAGQQVGEFKRMVRALHSAGIEVILDVVYNHTAEAGELGPMLSLKGIDNRGYYRLQSDARRYADYTGCGNTLHVVQPHVLRLITDSLRYWVTEMGVDGFRFDLAAALARSMHDVDMLSPFLAVIAQDPVLRRVKLIAEPWDVGSGGYQVGAFPPLWTEWNDRYRNAVRDFWRGALPDVRDLGYRLSGSSDLYAWGGRRPYASVNFITAHDGFTLRDLVSYERKHNEANGEGNRDGTDDNRAWNCGAEGETDEERVRALRRRQLRNLLTTLLLSTGVPMLVAGDELGRTQRGNNNAYCQDNEISWLDWGLLEEPGWKALFDLTSRLIDLRHRHPVLRRRAFFSGRAHSADGLRDLAWFTARGTEMTERDWYAPAASLGMYLSGRDIPGRDERGAPIIDDSFLAVLHAGDQPVNFVLPGPPWAERYEVVVDTSREEQDEAPGVEHRAGAAITVPARAVLLLRVVG; encoded by the coding sequence GTGTCCAGCGCAGCCGAGCAGGAGGCGGTGGCCGAGGGGCGCGCTGCCGAACAGGAAGCCGTGACCGAGCGTGCCGTCGTGAACGGTGCGCGGCGGGCGGTGCCGCCTGGTGCGCCGGTGTGGCCGGGTGCGCCGATGCCGCTGGGGTCCCGGTTCCGGACCGGTCCTGACGGGGTGGCCGGCACCAACTTCGCGCTGTGGGCGGGCGGGGCCGAGGCGGTCGAGCTGTGCCTGTTCGGGCCGGAGGGCAAGGAGACCCGGGTCCGGCTGACCGAGCTGACGCACGAGATCTGGCACGGCTTCGTACCCGGCGTGATGCCCGGTCAGCGCTACGGCTATCGCGTGCACGGCCGCTGGGACCCGTGGACCGGCGGCCGCTGGAACCCCGCCAAACTGCTCCTCGACCCGTACGCCCGCGCGGTGGACGGCGACTTCAGCCTGCCGCCCGAGGTGTACGGCCATGTGCGTGACTGGCCCCAGCAGCAGGTCGCGGACACCGTGCGCGACGACCGGGACTCGGCGCCGTACGTCCCGAAGGGCGTCGTCGTCCAGGACGACGACGACTGGGCGGACGACCGGCGCCCGAAGACGCCATGGGCGGACTCGGTCATCTACGAGCTGCACGTGCGGGGATTCACCCAGCTGCACCCGGGGATCCCCGAGGAGCTGCGGGGCACGTACGCCGGTCTTGCGCATCCGGCCGCCGTCGAGCACCTGGTGAAGCTCGGCGTCACGGCCGTCGAGCTGCTGCCGGTGCACCAGTTCGCGCACGAGGACCATCTGCTGCGCCGGGGCCTGAAGAACTACTGGGGCTACAACTCCATCGGCTACTTCGCCCCGCACGCGGCGTACGCGGCGACGGGCACGGCCGGTCAGCAGGTCGGCGAGTTCAAGCGGATGGTGCGGGCGCTGCACTCGGCCGGGATCGAGGTCATCCTCGACGTGGTCTACAACCACACGGCGGAGGCGGGCGAGCTGGGCCCGATGCTGTCGTTGAAGGGCATCGACAACAGGGGCTACTACCGGCTGCAGAGCGACGCGCGCCGATACGCGGACTACACGGGCTGCGGCAACACCCTGCACGTGGTCCAGCCGCACGTGCTGCGCCTGATCACGGACTCCCTGCGCTACTGGGTGACCGAGATGGGCGTCGACGGCTTCCGCTTCGACCTGGCGGCGGCGCTGGCCCGCTCCATGCACGACGTCGACATGCTCTCCCCGTTCCTTGCCGTCATCGCCCAGGACCCGGTGCTGCGGCGGGTGAAGCTGATCGCCGAGCCGTGGGACGTGGGGTCGGGCGGCTACCAGGTGGGCGCCTTCCCGCCCCTGTGGACGGAGTGGAACGACCGGTACCGCAACGCCGTTCGGGACTTCTGGCGGGGCGCGCTGCCGGACGTACGGGATCTGGGGTACCGGCTGTCGGGGTCGAGCGACCTGTACGCGTGGGGCGGGCGGCGCCCCTACGCCTCGGTCAACTTCATCACCGCGCACGACGGTTTCACCCTGCGCGACCTGGTGTCGTACGAGCGCAAGCACAACGAGGCCAACGGCGAGGGCAACCGGGACGGCACGGACGACAACCGCGCGTGGAACTGCGGCGCCGAGGGAGAGACGGACGAGGAGCGGGTACGGGCGCTCAGGCGGCGCCAGTTGCGGAACCTGCTGACGACGCTGTTGCTGTCCACGGGGGTGCCGATGCTGGTCGCGGGGGACGAGCTGGGGCGGACGCAGCGCGGCAACAACAACGCGTACTGCCAGGACAACGAGATCAGCTGGCTCGACTGGGGGCTTCTGGAAGAACCGGGCTGGAAGGCCCTGTTCGACCTCACCTCCCGCCTGATCGACCTGCGGCACCGGCATCCAGTACTCCGCCGCCGCGCGTTCTTCTCCGGCCGGGCGCACTCCGCCGACGGGCTGCGCGACCTGGCCTGGTTCACCGCCCGCGGCACGGAGATGACAGAACGGGACTGGTACGCGCCCGCCGCGTCGCTGGGCATGTACCTCTCCGGGCGGGACATCCCGGGCCGGGACGAGCGCGGTGCGCCGATCATCGACGACAGTTTCCTCGCCGTGCTCCACGCCGGGGATCAGCCGGTGAACTTCGTCCTGCCGGGGCCGCCGTGGGCGGAGCGGTACGAGGTGGTCGTCGACACGTCGCGGGAGGAACAGGACGAGGCTCCCGGCGTGGAGCATCGGGCGGGGGCGGCGATCACGGTGCCGGCACGAGCGGTGTTGCTGCTGCGGGTGGTGGGCTAG